In a single window of the Pyrococcus sp. NA2 genome:
- a CDS encoding ECF transporter S component, producing the protein MNEATLEAYVPYFKAIVAIITVVYFVYIYLNREKFKVAKTVAISAVMAALVTAMTMVVRIPIPASQGYLNFGDIMIMLAAVLFGPLVGGFAGGVGSALADLIGYPSWALFTLVIKGTEGLIVGYFSRGEANYSKILLGTVLGGIVMVIGYVSVAYVLYGPAGAIGELYNDIVQAVSGIVIGGGLGYILKKRLGNLLALF; encoded by the coding sequence ATGAATGAGGCAACATTGGAAGCTTACGTACCGTATTTTAAGGCAATCGTTGCCATAATCACTGTCGTGTACTTTGTTTACATATATCTAAATAGAGAAAAGTTCAAGGTTGCAAAAACAGTAGCCATATCGGCTGTCATGGCGGCTCTGGTCACTGCAATGACGATGGTAGTTAGGATTCCAATTCCAGCCTCCCAGGGTTACCTTAACTTTGGTGACATAATGATAATGCTAGCAGCCGTTCTCTTTGGACCTCTAGTGGGTGGTTTTGCTGGAGGCGTTGGCTCTGCGTTGGCCGATCTAATTGGTTACCCCTCATGGGCTCTCTTCACCTTGGTCATCAAGGGAACTGAGGGATTGATAGTGGGTTACTTCTCGAGAGGGGAGGCAAACTACAGTAAAATCCTCTTGGGAACGGTTCTTGGTGGTATTGTGATGGTCATTGGTTACGTCTCGGTGGCATACGTTCTATATGGACCCGCTGGAGCCATAGGAGAGTTGTATAACGACATAGTACAGGCAGTTTCTGGAATAGTGATAGGAGGAGGTCTTGGCTACATACTAAAGAAGAGGCTTGGCAACCTTTTAGCTTTATTCTAG
- a CDS encoding thiamine-phosphate kinase has protein sequence MKESEIIEMFLNEFENHKLGDDAGFRKLNDSWLLITTDMLVWKTDVPDFMTPEEVGKKVVTMNVSDIAAMGGKPLSFFFSLAVPRDIKKNILKGIAKGISKGAKEYDIEIVSGDTNEASEIIIDGGALGIARRLLLRRNAKPGDVVCVTGELGRPLLALLLWLRGIDIPKEILEKAKNPKARVEEGLELSEVANSAIDISDGLSKELWEIARASEVKIVIEEEKIPVNEKVAEMSSDPTKIALASGEEFELVFTLPKERTKELSFDFTIIGRVERGRGVFIKRRDKVEKLPILGWEHMTGGLDDKLWKI, from the coding sequence ATGAAGGAATCCGAAATAATAGAGATGTTCTTGAATGAATTTGAGAACCACAAGCTTGGAGATGATGCAGGATTCAGGAAGCTCAATGATTCCTGGCTATTGATAACAACTGACATGCTTGTTTGGAAGACTGATGTACCTGATTTCATGACACCAGAAGAGGTTGGAAAAAAGGTAGTAACTATGAATGTGAGTGATATAGCCGCAATGGGAGGCAAACCCTTATCATTTTTCTTCTCTCTAGCTGTTCCCAGGGATATAAAGAAGAATATCCTTAAAGGGATTGCCAAGGGGATAAGCAAGGGAGCTAAGGAGTACGACATCGAAATAGTGAGCGGAGACACCAACGAGGCGAGTGAAATAATTATAGATGGGGGTGCTCTAGGTATTGCAAGGAGACTCCTATTGAGGAGAAATGCAAAGCCAGGAGATGTTGTCTGTGTAACTGGTGAACTTGGAAGACCCCTTCTTGCTCTACTTCTCTGGCTGAGAGGTATCGACATACCAAAGGAAATTTTAGAGAAAGCAAAGAACCCAAAAGCTAGGGTTGAAGAAGGACTTGAGCTCTCAGAAGTTGCAAATTCTGCAATAGATATTAGCGACGGCCTATCAAAAGAGCTTTGGGAGATAGCAAGGGCAAGTGAAGTTAAAATTGTTATAGAAGAAGAAAAAATACCCGTAAACGAGAAGGTCGCTGAGATGTCAAGTGATCCGACAAAGATAGCCCTAGCAAGCGGAGAAGAATTTGAACTTGTATTCACATTGCCAAAAGAGAGAACCAAAGAATTGAGTTTCGATTTTACGATTATTGGGAGAGTCGAGAGGGGAAGAGGGGTTTTTATAAAGAGAAGAGATAAAGTTGAAAAGTTACCGATACTCGGATGGGAACACATGACGGGTGGGTTGGATGATAAGCTATGGAAGATTTAA
- the otg gene encoding methylated-DNA--protein-cysteine methyltransferase has product MISYGRFNILGRELTIAIVWNNKGIQGITYSLDGIEFLEEQISRIINHLKSRNVRVNLSQEESEYPELVFMVLTGYVSNEEAFKELSLEGLTEFEIKVYSWLVKNVKRGEVITYGKVAKALKTSPLAIGGAMRRNPYPIIVPCHRVIGKRNKFLYTPKPSYKKFLLEVEGWTS; this is encoded by the coding sequence ATGATAAGCTATGGAAGATTTAACATCCTCGGGAGGGAGCTCACAATAGCCATAGTATGGAATAACAAGGGAATACAGGGAATAACATATTCCTTAGACGGCATTGAATTCTTAGAGGAGCAAATATCAAGGATAATCAACCATTTGAAAAGCAGAAACGTCAGAGTAAACTTATCTCAAGAAGAATCAGAATATCCGGAGCTTGTTTTTATGGTTCTAACAGGATACGTCAGTAATGAGGAAGCTTTTAAAGAGCTCTCACTTGAGGGACTAACGGAATTTGAAATTAAAGTGTACTCATGGTTAGTGAAAAATGTTAAAAGGGGTGAGGTAATAACGTATGGCAAGGTCGCCAAAGCTCTAAAAACTTCCCCTCTTGCAATAGGCGGAGCAATGAGGAGAAATCCTTACCCAATAATTGTTCCATGTCACAGGGTCATTGGAAAAAGGAACAAATTCCTTTATACACCGAAACCCTCCTATAAAAAGTTCCTACTGGAGGTGGAAGGATGGACAAGTTGA
- a CDS encoding tetratricopeptide repeat protein, protein MDKLKLYLGLFVALILGIAGFIVWKWGLTMLIRVILSLGFLGLTLILGFFFALTVYAESWKYALLLLPFTLISAYGTYLSVTWQKLKIVGGIIVFFLATLAFGIWYISEPDLTIMDRFRSAEKLEKMGRYKQAARKYEKSGNYRKAAEMYLKLGWLESAAWAYEKAGEYAKAAELYEKLYEKEKDTYYLKEAHEYWKKAGDMERAAKALERYAQEEPWFWEDVAKLYEEIGDKEKAREAWEKALEYYMGEAKEEGVFWEDVGNIARKLGKEELAREAYQKFLEYCLKEAEEDPMWWKHVAEAYEYLGEKEKAEEARKKYEEYRKKIIKTNEETSKFPE, encoded by the coding sequence ATGGACAAGTTGAAATTGTATTTAGGTCTTTTTGTAGCATTAATATTGGGCATTGCAGGATTTATAGTCTGGAAATGGGGCCTAACTATGCTGATAAGGGTGATATTAAGCCTAGGATTCCTCGGATTAACACTCATCTTAGGATTTTTCTTTGCTTTAACAGTGTATGCAGAAAGCTGGAAATATGCCTTATTACTGCTACCTTTCACCCTGATATCAGCATATGGAACGTATCTCTCAGTTACATGGCAAAAACTTAAGATAGTTGGAGGAATAATAGTATTTTTCCTTGCAACATTGGCCTTCGGAATATGGTACATTAGCGAGCCTGACTTAACAATAATGGACAGATTTAGGAGTGCAGAGAAGTTGGAAAAAATGGGAAGATACAAACAGGCAGCAAGAAAGTATGAAAAGTCCGGTAACTACAGGAAAGCAGCTGAGATGTATCTAAAGCTTGGATGGCTCGAAAGTGCTGCATGGGCCTATGAAAAGGCAGGGGAATATGCAAAAGCAGCTGAACTATATGAAAAGTTGTACGAGAAGGAAAAGGACACTTATTACCTCAAGGAGGCTCACGAATACTGGAAGAAAGCCGGAGACATGGAAAGAGCCGCTAAGGCATTGGAGAGATATGCTCAAGAAGAGCCATGGTTCTGGGAGGACGTTGCGAAGTTATATGAGGAGATAGGAGATAAGGAAAAAGCTAGGGAGGCCTGGGAAAAAGCCCTTGAATACTATATGGGGGAGGCCAAAGAGGAGGGAGTCTTCTGGGAAGACGTTGGAAACATAGCTAGAAAGCTTGGGAAGGAAGAACTTGCAAGGGAAGCTTATCAAAAGTTCCTAGAGTATTGCTTAAAGGAGGCTGAAGAGGATCCAATGTGGTGGAAGCACGTTGCTGAAGCTTATGAATACTTAGGAGAGAAGGAAAAGGCCGAAGAAGCTAGGAAAAAGTACGAAGAGTATAGAAAGAAGATCATTAAGACGAACGAAGAGACATCTAAGTTCCCTGAGTAG
- a CDS encoding RNA ligase partner protein: MIRFVLDTSIFVNPDVRRKFGETPTEAMKTFLNYAEKLFGKVEFYMPPGIYRELMHFVEEEEVSPDIELYIIKKPPNVHDIKIPAFVVYELIEDIRRRVDKGLRVAEKAVRESVIDTENVDKIIQKLRRNYRKALREGILDSKEDFELILLAKELDGVIVSADVGILTWAEKMGIKWVDAFKFKEVLDELVEKLERSESEKERE, encoded by the coding sequence ATGATCCGTTTTGTTTTGGATACAAGCATCTTCGTTAATCCAGACGTAAGAAGGAAATTTGGGGAGACCCCTACAGAAGCCATGAAAACATTCCTAAATTATGCAGAGAAACTATTTGGAAAGGTTGAATTCTACATGCCTCCAGGAATATATAGGGAATTAATGCACTTCGTCGAAGAAGAGGAGGTCTCTCCAGACATAGAACTTTACATAATAAAGAAGCCTCCAAACGTTCATGATATAAAGATTCCAGCCTTCGTCGTTTATGAGCTAATAGAAGATATCAGGAGAAGAGTGGACAAGGGGCTTAGGGTGGCAGAAAAAGCTGTTAGAGAAAGCGTAATAGATACAGAGAACGTTGACAAAATAATTCAGAAGCTTAGAAGAAATTACAGAAAAGCCCTCAGAGAGGGAATCTTGGACAGTAAGGAAGATTTTGAACTCATACTTCTGGCAAAGGAATTGGATGGAGTGATAGTTTCAGCTGATGTTGGAATATTAACTTGGGCTGAGAAGATGGGAATAAAATGGGTTGATGCATTTAAATTTAAAGAAGTTCTTGATGAGTTGGTTGAGAAGCTTGAGAGAAGTGAAAGTGAAAAGGAAAGAGAATGA
- the albA gene encoding DNA-binding protein Alba has translation MTEEHVVYIGKKPVMNYVLAVITQFHEGAKEVSIKARGRAISRAVDVAEIVRNRFLKDDVDVKEIKIGTEELPTADGRTTNTSTIEIVLARKT, from the coding sequence ATGACCGAGGAGCACGTTGTTTACATTGGAAAGAAGCCTGTTATGAACTATGTGTTGGCCGTAATAACCCAGTTCCACGAGGGAGCTAAGGAGGTTAGCATTAAGGCACGTGGTAGGGCCATCAGCAGGGCCGTTGACGTTGCAGAGATCGTCAGGAACAGGTTCCTCAAGGACGATGTTGATGTTAAGGAGATCAAGATAGGAACCGAGGAGCTTCCAACCGCTGATGGTAGGACAACAAACACCTCAACAATTGAGATTGTTCTAGCAAGAAAGACTTGA
- a CDS encoding CDC48 family AAA ATPase, with protein sequence MAEKKEVKLKVASAYQRDVGRGIVRLDRKTMRELGISPGDVVEIIGTKNTAAIAWPAYPEDEGLGIIRMDGTIRKNAGVGLGDEVTVRKAEVREAKKVTLAPTEPIRFGRDFVEWLHERLVGRPVVRGDYIKVGVLGQELTFVVTATQPSGVVQITEFTDFNISEKPVKEVEKRMTTGVTYEDIGGLKDVIEKIREMIELPLKHPELFEKLGIEPPKGVLLYGPPGTGKTLLAKAVANEANAYFIAINGPEIMSKYYGESEERLREVFKEAEENAPAIIFIDEIDAIAPKRSEVTGEVEKRVVAQLLALMDGLKSRGKVIVIGATNRPDALDPALRRPGRFDREIEVGVPDKKGRKEILQIHTRGMPIEPDFRKDDVLKVLKKLKEERKYLDVVNKAIERVSKAKEEEIPKVLKEISSELYDEVKTRLIDMLLDELAEVTHGFVGADLAALAREAAMAALRRLIKEGKIDFEAETIPREVLDELKVTRADFYEALKMVEPSALREVLIEVPNVHWDDIGGLEEVKQELKEAVEWPLKYPEAFRAYGITPPKGILLYGPPGTGKTLLAKAVATESEANFIAVRGPEILSKWVGESEKNIREIFRKARQAAPTVIFIDEIDAIAPRRGTDVNRVTDRIINQLLTEMDGIQENTGVVVIAATNRPDILDPALLRPGRFDRLILVPAPDERARFEIFKVHTRNMPLGEDVDLRELARRTEGYTGADIAAVCREAAMIAMRKALEKGIITPEMKADEIRQKAKVTMKDFEEALKKIGPSVSKETMEYYKRIQEQFKQARG encoded by the coding sequence ATGGCGGAGAAGAAGGAGGTCAAGCTTAAGGTAGCCTCAGCTTATCAAAGGGATGTAGGGCGAGGAATAGTTAGATTGGATAGAAAAACGATGAGAGAGCTAGGAATATCTCCAGGAGACGTCGTTGAGATCATTGGAACAAAGAACACAGCAGCCATAGCATGGCCAGCCTATCCAGAGGATGAGGGGCTAGGGATAATCAGAATGGACGGTACGATAAGAAAGAACGCTGGAGTTGGTTTAGGTGATGAAGTTACAGTAAGGAAAGCTGAGGTCAGGGAAGCTAAAAAGGTTACGCTAGCTCCAACTGAACCGATAAGGTTTGGAAGGGATTTCGTTGAATGGCTCCATGAGAGATTAGTTGGGAGGCCAGTGGTCAGGGGAGACTACATTAAAGTCGGAGTTCTTGGACAGGAGTTGACCTTCGTTGTTACGGCAACCCAGCCAAGTGGTGTCGTTCAAATAACGGAATTCACGGACTTTAACATCAGCGAGAAGCCAGTTAAGGAAGTAGAGAAGAGAATGACAACTGGAGTGACCTATGAGGACATCGGTGGACTAAAGGACGTCATAGAGAAGATAAGGGAGATGATAGAACTACCACTAAAGCACCCAGAACTGTTCGAGAAGCTAGGAATTGAGCCTCCTAAGGGTGTTCTTCTTTATGGTCCGCCGGGTACTGGTAAGACGCTGTTAGCTAAGGCTGTGGCTAATGAAGCTAACGCTTACTTCATCGCGATAAACGGGCCAGAGATAATGAGCAAGTATTATGGAGAGAGCGAAGAGAGGCTTAGAGAGGTATTCAAGGAGGCTGAGGAGAACGCTCCAGCAATAATATTCATAGACGAAATAGATGCAATAGCACCAAAGAGAAGTGAGGTTACAGGTGAAGTGGAGAAGAGGGTAGTAGCTCAGTTACTGGCCCTAATGGATGGACTGAAGAGCAGAGGTAAAGTGATAGTCATAGGTGCCACCAATAGACCTGATGCTCTTGATCCTGCTTTGAGGAGGCCGGGTAGGTTTGATAGGGAGATTGAGGTTGGAGTCCCGGACAAGAAGGGCAGGAAGGAAATACTCCAAATACACACAAGAGGAATGCCAATAGAACCAGACTTCAGAAAGGATGATGTGCTGAAGGTGCTTAAGAAGCTTAAGGAGGAGAGGAAATACCTAGATGTAGTGAACAAGGCTATAGAAAGAGTATCAAAGGCTAAGGAAGAGGAGATCCCAAAGGTGCTCAAAGAGATAAGCTCAGAGCTTTATGATGAGGTTAAGACAAGGCTAATAGACATGCTATTAGATGAGCTTGCCGAGGTTACCCATGGATTCGTCGGTGCAGACCTAGCTGCCCTGGCAAGAGAAGCGGCAATGGCTGCTCTAAGAAGGCTAATCAAGGAAGGAAAGATTGACTTTGAGGCTGAGACCATACCAAGGGAAGTATTAGATGAGCTCAAAGTAACTAGAGCTGACTTTTATGAGGCTTTGAAGATGGTTGAGCCTTCTGCTCTTAGGGAGGTGCTCATTGAGGTTCCAAACGTTCACTGGGACGACATAGGAGGCCTAGAAGAAGTGAAACAGGAATTAAAGGAGGCGGTAGAATGGCCACTCAAATATCCAGAAGCGTTTAGGGCCTATGGAATTACTCCGCCTAAGGGAATCCTACTGTATGGGCCTCCAGGAACTGGTAAAACGCTGTTAGCTAAGGCAGTTGCAACTGAGAGCGAGGCCAACTTCATAGCCGTTAGGGGTCCAGAGATACTCAGCAAGTGGGTTGGAGAGAGTGAGAAGAACATCAGGGAGATCTTCAGGAAGGCTAGGCAAGCAGCTCCAACTGTGATATTCATAGATGAGATAGATGCAATAGCTCCAAGGAGAGGCACTGACGTTAACAGGGTCACTGACAGAATAATCAACCAGCTATTGACGGAGATGGACGGTATACAGGAGAACACAGGAGTTGTCGTCATCGCTGCTACTAATAGGCCTGATATTTTGGATCCTGCTTTGTTGAGGCCTGGGCGTTTTGATAGGCTTATACTGGTTCCTGCTCCTGATGAGAGGGCTAGGTTTGAGATTTTCAAGGTTCATACTAGGAACATGCCGTTGGGCGAGGATGTTGACTTGAGGGAACTGGCAAGAAGAACAGAAGGCTACACAGGAGCAGACATAGCAGCAGTCTGCAGAGAAGCAGCGATGATTGCAATGAGAAAGGCCCTAGAAAAGGGAATAATAACGCCAGAGATGAAAGCCGATGAGATAAGGCAGAAAGCTAAGGTAACGATGAAGGACTTTGAGGAAGCTCTGAAGAAGATAGGTCCTTCAGTCAGCAAGGAGACCATGGAATATTACAAGAGAATACAAGAGCAGTTCAAGCAGGCTAGAGGATGA
- a CDS encoding PspC domain-containing protein, which translates to MASVKKRLVRSKKDRILLGVLGGIAEYLEIDPTIVRILYILLCLVEPIFILAYFLIAIVMPEGEEEEITGDKIQEKIEKVTKETMERFSEIGSRDETRLLGIGLTILGLLLIVKEFTPITIRTGEVVGVLLILLGVYLIVREER; encoded by the coding sequence GTGGCATCTGTGAAGAAGAGACTCGTAAGGAGCAAGAAGGATAGGATCCTTCTGGGAGTTTTAGGCGGAATAGCCGAGTATCTTGAGATAGACCCAACGATAGTTAGGATCCTGTACATTCTTCTCTGTCTTGTTGAGCCTATCTTCATCCTAGCCTACTTCCTAATTGCAATTGTTATGCCAGAGGGGGAAGAAGAGGAAATAACCGGAGATAAGATACAAGAAAAGATAGAAAAGGTGACTAAGGAAACCATGGAAAGATTTTCGGAGATTGGAAGTAGAGATGAAACGAGGCTTCTTGGAATCGGCTTGACAATCTTGGGCTTACTTTTGATAGTAAAGGAGTTTACCCCAATAACAATTAGAACTGGAGAAGTTGTTGGGGTACTTCTAATCCTTCTTGGCGTATACCTGATTGTGAGGGAAGAGAGATGA
- a CDS encoding Hsp20/alpha crystallin family protein has translation MVRRRRWDIWDPFDLIREIQEEIDAMFDEFFSRPRLWTYRRWREPELYEESAREVWREPFVDIFDRGDEFVIIAELPGVRKEDIKVRVTEDSVYLEAMVRREKELEEEGAVRIERYYSGYRRVIRLPEEVIPEKAKAKYNNGVLEIRIPKKHPSKREGEGFEVKIE, from the coding sequence ATGGTGAGGAGGAGAAGGTGGGACATTTGGGATCCATTCGACCTAATAAGAGAGATCCAAGAAGAAATCGATGCAATGTTTGATGAGTTCTTCAGCAGGCCAAGGCTGTGGACGTACAGAAGGTGGAGAGAGCCTGAACTTTATGAAGAAAGTGCCAGAGAAGTCTGGAGAGAGCCATTTGTCGATATATTCGACAGGGGTGACGAGTTCGTCATAATAGCTGAGCTCCCAGGAGTTAGGAAGGAGGACATAAAGGTCAGAGTAACCGAGGACAGTGTATATCTTGAGGCAATGGTGAGAAGAGAAAAGGAGCTTGAGGAGGAGGGGGCCGTTAGGATAGAAAGATATTACAGTGGTTACAGAAGAGTCATAAGACTTCCAGAGGAAGTTATTCCAGAGAAGGCAAAGGCTAAGTACAATAACGGTGTCCTTGAGATAAGGATTCCAAAGAAGCACCCAAGCAAGAGGGAAGGAGAAGGCTTCGAGGTAAAGATTGAATGA
- a CDS encoding carbohydrate kinase family protein — protein sequence MKLDVICMGNLNYDIVFLMERFPGIHEKVNAISVFTGLGGSAGNTATWLAHLGMKVGFIGAVGNDDFGRLHLEFFKKIGVDTRGIKVVDEPTGIAVTMVRGEDKRIVKYPGANRFKEINMDYLKLAKHLHLSSNPVELIRDAVNKAKSLGLTVSFDPGEMEVPQDIEEKIDILMMNEDEFKAKYGSLKNIKNIRSKIAIATLNGGGALVKDEIRNVHEVRGLSAEAVDTTGGGDAFNAGFIYGFLNGWDVVSSAKLGMLLAYLTVQKVGARTAVRPISDIRKIAKELNLSIPL from the coding sequence ATGAAGCTGGACGTAATTTGCATGGGAAATCTAAATTACGATATTGTTTTTTTAATGGAAAGATTTCCAGGGATTCACGAGAAAGTAAACGCCATTAGTGTGTTCACGGGACTTGGAGGCTCTGCTGGTAATACTGCAACATGGCTAGCTCACCTTGGAATGAAGGTTGGATTTATAGGAGCTGTCGGTAATGATGACTTTGGAAGACTCCATTTAGAGTTCTTCAAAAAAATAGGAGTTGATACAAGGGGGATTAAGGTAGTTGATGAACCAACTGGAATAGCCGTGACAATGGTCAGGGGAGAGGATAAGAGAATAGTGAAATATCCTGGGGCCAATAGATTTAAGGAGATAAACATGGATTACCTAAAGCTCGCAAAACACCTACATCTATCCTCAAATCCAGTTGAATTGATAAGGGATGCAGTAAATAAAGCAAAATCCCTTGGATTAACGGTCTCCTTTGATCCAGGAGAGATGGAGGTTCCCCAAGACATAGAGGAGAAGATTGATATCCTAATGATGAATGAGGATGAGTTTAAGGCAAAATATGGGAGCCTAAAGAACATCAAAAATATAAGATCAAAGATCGCAATAGCAACGTTAAACGGAGGAGGAGCACTGGTTAAGGATGAAATAAGAAACGTCCATGAAGTTAGAGGCCTTTCAGCAGAAGCTGTGGACACTACAGGGGGAGGAGACGCTTTTAATGCTGGATTTATATACGGGTTCCTAAATGGATGGGACGTCGTTAGCTCGGCCAAGCTTGGAATGTTATTGGCCTACCTAACGGTTCAAAAGGTTGGAGCCAGAACTGCAGTGAGACCAATTAGCGATATAAGGAAGATTGCCAAGGAATTAAATCTTAGCATACCTCTTTAA
- a CDS encoding ABC transporter permease, with amino-acid sequence MEVTEIRALLGVARKNWKIFLSYRAWFVSELLMGLFFVGNALLIGIGLTGKRTSEALAKLTGYSDYLTFAVLGFMVLGFGLTFLSGFAWTIVDELYAGTLEYSFASPMRRITFFLGNILVRLVLSFLYMAIYIPIFYILFRLNLNLVGLLKGLVVLLIGTVGMIGLGLMASGIVLYLRDPGPFINILEMLVFALSGAMYPLEILPRPLQILANLLPYAPTTSAVRRVVVYGFGGSLNEIIYLTLISMVYAVLGFLTYRWSERRAREIGLKAY; translated from the coding sequence ATGGAGGTTACTGAGATTAGGGCTCTCCTCGGAGTTGCCAGGAAGAATTGGAAGATATTTCTGAGTTATAGAGCATGGTTTGTGAGTGAGTTGTTAATGGGCTTGTTCTTCGTTGGTAATGCCCTTTTGATAGGAATAGGACTAACCGGGAAGAGAACTTCTGAGGCTTTAGCTAAGTTAACTGGATATTCAGATTACTTAACATTTGCCGTCCTTGGCTTTATGGTTCTGGGCTTTGGTTTAACATTTTTAAGTGGCTTTGCTTGGACAATCGTTGATGAGTTATACGCTGGAACACTTGAATATTCCTTTGCATCCCCTATGAGAAGAATAACATTCTTCCTTGGGAACATCCTAGTTAGACTAGTCCTGAGCTTTCTTTACATGGCAATATACATCCCGATATTCTATATTCTCTTTAGACTGAACCTTAACTTGGTGGGTTTGCTTAAGGGTTTGGTCGTGTTATTAATAGGCACCGTTGGGATGATTGGACTTGGATTGATGGCGAGTGGGATAGTGCTCTACTTGAGAGATCCAGGGCCCTTCATAAATATACTTGAGATGCTAGTATTCGCATTGAGTGGTGCAATGTATCCCCTGGAAATATTGCCAAGACCCCTGCAAATATTGGCAAACTTACTCCCTTACGCCCCGACTACCTCAGCCGTTAGAAGGGTCGTTGTATATGGTTTTGGAGGTAGCCTTAATGAGATAATTTACCTAACCTTGATATCAATGGTCTATGCAGTTTTGGGTTTCTTAACCTACAGGTGGAGTGAAAGGAGGGCAAGAGAAATAGGGTTGAAGGCTTATTAA
- a CDS encoding ABC transporter permease has protein sequence MFFRYPLRVISSVLVGIVFLIQFVYFGQAILGGRFSQLLKASTGMGDYPTYVLIGYTLWWVSVSPMEASVWGIRRELQRGTFESNVASPTGILKMVIGLALAWMLMDSVLMGIVFALGVWMFSIPLSLLTIIKAIPILAISFLTFLGFGLIFSGLVMMLKNIGPMANIVEFAILFLSGVFFPLSTLPKPIRDLSMLIPLTHASNAVRKIFMGLGYSAVLGDMAMMLALLAIYWIISLIIFKWAERIARMMGYGGY, from the coding sequence ATGTTCTTTAGGTATCCTTTAAGGGTCATAAGCTCCGTGTTAGTTGGGATAGTCTTCCTGATTCAGTTCGTCTATTTTGGACAGGCGATCCTGGGTGGGAGATTTTCACAACTTTTAAAGGCCTCAACGGGAATGGGTGACTATCCCACCTATGTGTTAATTGGATACACCCTTTGGTGGGTCTCAGTTTCCCCTATGGAGGCATCCGTTTGGGGAATTAGAAGGGAACTTCAAAGGGGAACCTTTGAAAGCAACGTTGCTTCCCCCACAGGAATACTTAAGATGGTCATAGGCCTTGCCTTGGCATGGATGTTAATGGACTCCGTACTAATGGGCATAGTGTTCGCATTGGGAGTTTGGATGTTCTCAATCCCACTATCTCTTCTCACGATAATTAAGGCAATTCCAATACTTGCAATATCATTCTTGACGTTCCTTGGATTCGGACTGATATTCTCAGGCTTGGTCATGATGTTGAAGAACATAGGTCCAATGGCAAATATCGTTGAGTTTGCAATTCTGTTTCTCTCAGGTGTGTTCTTCCCACTCTCGACTCTTCCAAAGCCAATTAGAGATTTGTCAATGCTAATTCCTCTAACTCACGCTTCAAATGCGGTTAGGAAGATATTCATGGGCCTTGGATACTCAGCTGTTTTGGGAGACATGGCGATGATGCTTGCACTCCTTGCGATATATTGGATCATAAGCTTGATTATCTTTAAGTGGGCTGAGAGAATAGCGAGGATGATGGGCTATGGAGGTTACTGA